Proteins encoded together in one Chryseobacterium sp. G0201 window:
- a CDS encoding NAD-dependent epimerase/dehydratase family protein: MKKIGITGQNGFVGSYLYNTLGLKPEEFERIHFERDFFDNSERLDEFVSQCDVIVHLAAMNRHPDPEVIFNNNIELVNKLVTSLEKTNSKAHIIFSSSSQEEKDNLYGKSKKEGREIFVDWAKKSGGKFTGMIIPNVFGPFGKPNYNSFVATFCHKLTHGENPVIDNDGEVKLIYVGELVQEIIDQIQIAETKDVYEVPHTSVNKVSEVLNKLENYKKLYFDNGEIPELKTKFDLNLFNTFRCYFEIKDHYPVKFIQHTDPRGAFVEVIRLGIGGQCSFSTTVPGITRGNHFHTRKIERFAVIKGKALIQLRKIDTDEVLDFYLDGNEPAYVDMPIWYTHNIKNIGEEELYTIFWINEPFNPEDSDTYFVEV; this comes from the coding sequence ATGAAAAAAATTGGAATTACCGGACAAAACGGCTTTGTCGGTTCATATTTATATAATACTCTGGGTTTAAAACCTGAAGAATTTGAAAGAATACATTTTGAAAGAGATTTCTTTGATAACTCTGAAAGATTGGACGAATTTGTCAGCCAATGTGATGTAATTGTGCATCTTGCGGCAATGAACCGTCATCCGGATCCCGAAGTTATTTTCAATAATAATATTGAGTTGGTTAATAAACTTGTGACTTCTCTGGAGAAAACAAATTCTAAAGCTCATATCATTTTCTCATCATCATCACAAGAAGAAAAAGATAATTTATACGGAAAATCTAAAAAAGAAGGCCGTGAAATTTTTGTAGATTGGGCAAAAAAATCTGGCGGAAAGTTCACCGGAATGATTATTCCAAATGTTTTTGGACCGTTCGGAAAGCCTAACTATAATTCTTTTGTTGCTACATTTTGCCATAAACTTACACATGGAGAAAATCCTGTGATTGATAATGATGGTGAAGTGAAGCTTATTTATGTAGGAGAATTGGTTCAGGAGATTATTGATCAAATACAAATTGCTGAAACAAAAGATGTATATGAAGTTCCCCATACTTCGGTTAATAAAGTTTCTGAAGTTCTCAATAAATTAGAAAATTATAAAAAATTGTATTTTGATAACGGAGAGATCCCCGAATTAAAAACAAAATTTGACTTAAATCTTTTCAATACTTTTCGTTGCTATTTTGAGATTAAAGATCATTATCCCGTAAAATTTATACAACATACAGATCCTAGGGGAGCTTTCGTTGAAGTAATCAGACTCGGAATCGGGGGGCAATGTTCTTTCTCAACAACGGTACCTGGAATTACCAGAGGAAACCACTTTCATACAAGAAAGATAGAAAGATTTGCTGTAATTAAAGGGAAAGCATTAATACAATTACGAAAAATAGATACAGATGAAGTATTAGATTTCTATCTGGATGGGAACGAGCCTGCTTATGTAGACATGCCGATTTGGTATACTCACAACATTAAAAATATTGGAGAGGAAGAATTGTACACAATTTTTTGGATTAATGAACCTTTTAATCCTGAGGATTCGGACACTTATTTTGTGGAAGTATAA
- a CDS encoding WxcM-like domain-containing protein — MAKILEGGKYSDERGSLFFNNDFNISEIKRMYCIENADVDFVRGWTGHQIEQRWFSALQGSFIIKLIKIDNWETPSNNSEILDFKLSSENLNVLHVPKGYVSAIQSKEKGARLLVMADYLLGEINDDYRFPIDYFENLKS; from the coding sequence ATGGCTAAAATTTTAGAGGGAGGAAAATATTCTGATGAAAGAGGAAGCCTTTTTTTTAATAATGATTTCAATATATCAGAAATTAAAAGAATGTACTGTATTGAGAATGCTGATGTAGATTTTGTTAGAGGCTGGACCGGACATCAAATAGAGCAACGCTGGTTTTCGGCATTGCAGGGAAGTTTTATAATTAAACTTATAAAAATAGATAATTGGGAAACCCCATCAAATAATTCTGAAATCTTAGATTTTAAACTTTCCTCTGAAAATTTAAATGTTTTGCACGTTCCTAAGGGATATGTAAGTGCAATTCAATCTAAAGAAAAAGGGGCAAGATTATTGGTGATGGCAGATTATTTACTAGGAGAGATAAACGATGATTATCGATTTCCTATAGATTATTTTGAAAATTTAAAATCATGA
- a CDS encoding polysaccharide biosynthesis protein: MQIKNKTLLITGGTGSFGTAVLRKFIDTDHFKEIRIFSRDEKKQDDMRNQFKSDKLKFYIGDVRDYNSVEPAMRGVDYVFHAAALKQVPSCEFFPMQAVKTNVEGTQNVIDAAGRNKVKKVICLSTDKAAYPINAMGISKAMMEKVAVAASRNLEETVVCLTRYGNVMASRGSVIPLFIKQIKAGGEITITDPNMTRFLMSLEEAVDLVLFAFEHGNPGDLFVNKAPAGTIGDLAQALKEMFKADNPIKVIGTRHGEKLYETLCTREEMLKAEDMGDFYRIPADNRDLNYAQYFSEGLQDISKIEDYHSHNTQQQDVEGMKNLMLKLPLIRKEVLGEDVMQYPD, from the coding sequence ATGCAAATTAAAAATAAAACACTACTTATAACAGGAGGTACAGGTTCATTCGGAACTGCTGTTTTGAGAAAATTTATAGATACAGATCATTTTAAAGAGATTCGTATTTTTTCTCGTGATGAAAAAAAACAAGATGATATGAGAAATCAGTTTAAAAGTGATAAACTGAAATTCTATATCGGAGATGTAAGAGATTATAATAGTGTAGAGCCGGCGATGAGAGGAGTAGATTATGTGTTTCATGCTGCTGCTTTAAAACAAGTTCCGTCTTGCGAATTTTTCCCTATGCAGGCTGTAAAAACTAATGTTGAAGGTACACAGAATGTTATTGATGCAGCTGGAAGAAATAAGGTGAAAAAAGTAATATGTCTAAGCACAGATAAAGCTGCATATCCTATCAACGCGATGGGGATTTCCAAAGCAATGATGGAAAAAGTAGCCGTTGCCGCTTCAAGAAATTTAGAGGAAACGGTTGTTTGTCTTACCAGATATGGTAATGTAATGGCTTCCAGAGGATCTGTTATACCATTATTTATTAAACAGATTAAGGCAGGTGGTGAAATTACCATTACAGACCCTAATATGACTCGTTTTTTAATGTCATTGGAAGAAGCTGTAGATTTAGTTTTATTTGCTTTTGAGCACGGAAATCCAGGTGATTTATTCGTTAATAAAGCCCCGGCAGGTACAATTGGTGACTTAGCTCAGGCTTTGAAAGAAATGTTTAAAGCTGATAATCCGATAAAAGTTATTGGAACAAGACATGGTGAAAAATTATATGAGACGCTATGTACTCGTGAAGAGATGTTAAAGGCAGAAGATATGGGTGATTTCTATAGAATTCCTGCCGATAATAGAGATTTGAATTATGCTCAATATTTTTCTGAAGGTCTGCAAGACATATCAAAAATAGAAGATTATCATTCTCATAATACACAACAGCAAGATGTTGAGGGTATGAAAAATCTAATGTTAAAACTTCCATTGATCAGAAAAGAAGTTTTAGGTGAAGATGTAATGCAATATCCCGACTAA
- the asnB gene encoding asparagine synthase (glutamine-hydrolyzing) encodes MCGIAGIIYKNKNSVEERTLKKMTDKMSHRGPDAEGFFINQNLGLGHRRLSIIDISESANQPFFLEDRHVLVFNGAIYNYLEIKEELKQNGYSFKTTSDTEVLLASYDFWGEECVKRFNGMWSFAIFDSKKNILFCSRDRFGVKPFYYYSDKDKFVFASEIKPILEIEKVEKVNLQVLLEYLIVNISDQTNDTFFQNIVKLSGAHNLVYDLSTDEYNIYRYYDIHFKSEINKLSLEKSIELFEKEFETSIKLRLRSDVKIGSALSGGIDSSYVVSIASKILSESNEVDKFTAITVGSVDKKIDESELASLTTRTLGIKHDIITPKQDEFKDTFEEVIFKHEEPFGGIAIYMQKFLMKETHKLGIKVLLDGQGADEILLGYNRYTAAYLRNHDFFSNIKFLSNIKNHYNISIFEGIKVYYYFSNFFVRKFWLRKRGKILKNKYLNAIDFSNTKKLTKSYKKIFELQKNEIFWCQLPELLKWEDKNSMSYSVESRLPYLDYNFVETCLSINNHYKIRKGWSKYLLRRNLEKFLPDEITYNKQKIGFNAPVDSWWPRSEKIYETINNSKIIQEISKKKFNFIADRDLEWRLYNIAIWEKLYNMKLEK; translated from the coding sequence ATGTGTGGCATTGCTGGTATAATCTATAAAAATAAAAACTCGGTAGAAGAAAGGACTTTGAAAAAGATGACAGATAAAATGTCACACAGAGGTCCGGATGCAGAAGGATTCTTCATAAATCAAAATTTAGGACTTGGACATAGAAGATTATCAATCATTGATATCAGTGAGTCTGCAAACCAACCATTTTTTTTAGAAGATAGACATGTACTGGTTTTTAATGGAGCTATATATAATTATCTCGAAATAAAAGAAGAACTCAAACAAAACGGTTATTCTTTTAAAACTACTTCTGATACTGAAGTTTTACTTGCTTCTTACGATTTTTGGGGTGAAGAATGTGTTAAAAGATTCAACGGAATGTGGTCTTTTGCAATTTTTGATTCTAAAAAAAATATACTCTTTTGTTCGAGAGACCGTTTCGGAGTAAAACCTTTTTACTATTACTCAGACAAAGATAAATTTGTTTTTGCTTCTGAAATAAAACCTATTTTAGAAATAGAAAAAGTTGAAAAAGTAAATCTTCAAGTGCTGTTGGAATACTTGATTGTTAATATTTCAGATCAGACAAATGATACCTTCTTTCAAAATATAGTAAAGCTGTCAGGAGCACACAATCTTGTTTATGATTTAAGTACAGATGAGTATAATATTTACAGGTATTACGATATTCATTTTAAAAGTGAGATCAATAAATTAAGTCTTGAAAAATCAATTGAGCTTTTTGAAAAAGAATTTGAAACCTCAATAAAACTAAGACTCCGTTCAGATGTAAAAATTGGTTCAGCATTAAGCGGTGGGATTGATAGTTCATATGTTGTGTCAATAGCCTCAAAAATTCTATCAGAGTCGAATGAAGTAGATAAATTCACAGCAATTACTGTAGGCTCTGTTGATAAAAAAATTGATGAAAGTGAATTAGCGTCACTTACCACAAGAACATTAGGGATCAAACATGACATAATTACACCTAAGCAAGATGAGTTTAAAGATACTTTTGAGGAGGTCATTTTTAAACATGAAGAACCTTTTGGAGGTATTGCAATATACATGCAGAAGTTTCTAATGAAAGAAACTCATAAATTAGGAATTAAAGTATTGCTGGACGGGCAGGGAGCAGATGAGATTTTATTGGGATATAACAGATATACTGCTGCGTATCTTAGAAATCATGATTTTTTTAGCAATATAAAATTTTTGAGTAATATCAAAAACCATTATAATATTTCTATATTCGAAGGTATTAAAGTATATTATTATTTTTCTAACTTTTTTGTCAGAAAATTCTGGCTTAGAAAAAGAGGTAAAATACTGAAAAATAAATATCTCAACGCAATTGATTTTTCAAACACAAAAAAATTAACAAAATCATATAAAAAGATATTTGAACTTCAGAAAAATGAAATTTTCTGGTGTCAGTTACCGGAACTTTTAAAATGGGAAGACAAAAACTCAATGAGCTATTCTGTAGAATCTAGACTTCCTTATTTGGATTATAATTTTGTTGAGACCTGTCTTTCGATAAATAATCATTATAAAATAAGAAAAGGCTGGTCTAAATATTTACTAAGACGGAATTTAGAGAAGTTCTTACCAGACGAAATTACCTACAACAAGCAAAAAATAGGATTTAATGCTCCGGTAGATTCTTGGTGGCCAAGATCTGAAAAGATATATGAAACTATCAATAACTCTAAAATCATACAGGAAATATCAAAAAAGAAATTTAATTTTATAGCAGATAGAGATTTAGAATGGAGGCTTTACAATATAGCCATCTGGGAAAAACTTTATAATATGAAATTAGAAAAATAA
- a CDS encoding AglZ/HisF2 family acetamidino modification protein, whose amino-acid sequence MLRPRIIPCLLVHDRGLVKTEHFKNPRYLGDPMNAVRIFNEKEVDELIILDIDATVEGRGPDFKLIENWAEECRMPLCYGGGVTTVEQAQRIFSLGVEKIAFSAGAINNPELIKEISEKVGSQSIVVVLDVKKKLFGGYEVYTHNGKKATGKSPFDLIKKFEDLGAGEIVINSIDKDGEMKGYDMKLVEAARKETTLPLTAIGGAGKMEDIGELINKFGIIGAAAGSLFVYKGKLKAVLISYPNFTDKETLIKKYF is encoded by the coding sequence ATGTTAAGACCCAGAATTATACCATGCCTTTTGGTTCATGATAGAGGTTTAGTGAAAACTGAACATTTTAAAAACCCCAGATATCTGGGAGATCCGATGAATGCCGTAAGAATTTTTAATGAAAAGGAAGTTGATGAACTCATTATTCTGGATATTGATGCCACTGTTGAAGGAAGAGGTCCTGATTTTAAATTAATCGAAAATTGGGCTGAAGAATGCAGAATGCCTCTATGTTATGGAGGCGGGGTAACTACAGTAGAACAGGCTCAAAGAATTTTTTCATTAGGAGTAGAAAAAATCGCATTCAGTGCAGGAGCGATCAACAATCCTGAACTTATTAAAGAAATATCCGAGAAAGTTGGAAGCCAAAGTATTGTTGTCGTTTTAGATGTTAAGAAGAAACTGTTTGGTGGCTACGAAGTTTATACTCATAATGGTAAAAAAGCAACCGGAAAATCACCATTCGATCTAATAAAAAAATTCGAAGATTTGGGAGCCGGAGAAATTGTCATCAATTCCATCGATAAAGACGGAGAAATGAAAGGCTACGATATGAAGCTAGTGGAAGCGGCCAGAAAAGAAACAACTTTACCGCTTACCGCAATTGGCGGAGCTGGTAAAATGGAAGATATAGGAGAACTTATAAATAAATTTGGGATTATTGGTGCTGCGGCGGGAAGTTTATTCGTTTATAAAGGAAAACTGAAAGCTGTTTTAATTAGTTACCCTAATTTTACAGATAAAGAAACTCTGATCAAAAAATATTTTTAA
- the hisH gene encoding imidazole glycerol phosphate synthase subunit HisH, which translates to MVTIIDYGVGNINAFLNIFKQLNIQAKTASTVDQLEGATKLILPGVGHFDYAMQRFNGSGMKDKVNDLVINQKIPVVGVCVGMQMMAKGSDEGSLPGLGWIDAYVHKFDASQVSARLPLPHMGWNDIKIVKDTPLLKDLEENPRYYFLHSYYFKCNNAQDSIAETDYGINFTSAVNHKNIFGAQFHPEKSHHFGIQLLKNFAEKC; encoded by the coding sequence ATGGTTACGATTATAGATTATGGCGTAGGAAATATTAATGCTTTTTTAAATATATTTAAGCAACTTAATATTCAGGCAAAAACAGCAAGTACAGTAGATCAGTTGGAAGGAGCTACAAAGCTTATCCTTCCTGGTGTAGGGCATTTTGATTATGCTATGCAGAGATTTAACGGTTCTGGAATGAAAGATAAGGTCAACGATTTGGTTATCAATCAAAAGATTCCTGTTGTTGGTGTATGTGTTGGTATGCAGATGATGGCAAAAGGTAGTGATGAAGGTAGTCTTCCGGGATTAGGATGGATCGATGCTTATGTTCACAAATTTGACGCTTCACAAGTTTCTGCCAGACTTCCGTTACCACATATGGGCTGGAATGATATTAAAATTGTAAAAGATACCCCTCTACTAAAAGATCTTGAAGAAAATCCAAGATACTATTTCTTACATAGCTATTATTTCAAATGTAATAATGCTCAGGACTCTATTGCAGAAACAGATTACGGAATAAATTTTACAAGTGCAGTTAACCATAAGAATATTTTCGGAGCACAGTTCCATCCCGAAAAAAGTCACCATTTTGGAATTCAATTACTAAAGAACTTTGCTGAAAAATGTTAA
- a CDS encoding N-acetyl sugar amidotransferase: MDNSKKPVQICVNCIMDTTDETIIFDDKGVCDYCSNYYDNILPNWHPNEQGEKEIQKVIDKIKAEGQGKDYDCIIGISGGLDSSYLVYLAVEKWGLRPMLYHVDAGWNSDVSTNNIKNLVDGLGLDLYTDVINWEEMKDLQRAFIKSQVPDIDTPQDLVFFSSLYNYCAKNGIKYILTGGNFSTECVREPLHWGAYYQTDMKYVNDIHKKFGEKKLKTFPRCDIFKYKIQYRLINGVRVVKPLDHTRFIKKEAEDLLEEKFGWQRYQHKHHESRFTRFYEAFWLPRKFGFDKRKNHLSSLVLTGQLTREAALDRVSRSELPEDELIKEFEYVAKKLDFTVDELWGYFNGPNKSFKDYKNNYKLIQLGTKVMQLLGLEKRAFK; the protein is encoded by the coding sequence ATGGATAATTCGAAAAAACCTGTTCAAATCTGTGTAAATTGTATCATGGATACCACAGATGAAACTATTATATTCGACGACAAAGGAGTGTGCGATTATTGTAGTAATTATTATGACAACATTTTGCCAAACTGGCATCCTAATGAGCAGGGAGAAAAAGAAATTCAAAAAGTAATTGATAAAATAAAAGCTGAAGGACAAGGAAAAGATTATGACTGTATCATAGGTATTTCCGGAGGTCTGGATAGCTCATATCTTGTATATTTGGCCGTTGAAAAATGGGGTTTAAGACCGATGCTTTACCATGTAGATGCAGGATGGAACTCTGATGTTTCGACCAATAATATTAAAAATCTTGTGGATGGTTTAGGATTAGATCTTTACACTGATGTTATCAATTGGGAAGAAATGAAAGATCTTCAAAGAGCATTCATTAAGTCTCAGGTTCCTGATATTGATACACCTCAGGATTTAGTATTTTTCTCATCACTTTATAACTATTGCGCCAAAAATGGCATTAAATATATTTTAACAGGAGGTAATTTCTCTACAGAATGTGTTCGTGAACCTCTTCATTGGGGAGCTTACTATCAAACTGATATGAAATATGTAAATGATATTCATAAAAAGTTTGGTGAGAAAAAATTGAAGACATTTCCTAGATGTGATATCTTTAAATATAAGATTCAGTATAGATTGATCAATGGTGTAAGAGTTGTTAAACCTCTTGATCATACAAGATTTATCAAAAAAGAAGCTGAAGATCTGTTAGAAGAAAAATTCGGGTGGCAAAGATATCAACATAAGCACCATGAGTCTAGGTTTACAAGATTCTATGAAGCATTTTGGTTACCAAGAAAATTCGGATTCGATAAAAGAAAAAATCACCTTTCAAGCTTAGTTCTTACCGGTCAGTTAACGAGAGAAGCAGCTTTAGACAGAGTTTCTAGATCAGAGCTTCCTGAGGACGAATTGATAAAGGAATTCGAATATGTTGCTAAAAAATTAGATTTTACAGTAGACGAACTTTGGGGATATTTTAATGGTCCAAATAAGTCATTTAAAGATTATAAGAATAATTATAAATTAATACAGTTGGGAACTAAAGTAATGCAACTGTTAGGTCTTGAAAAAAGAGCATTTAAATAA
- a CDS encoding right-handed parallel beta-helix repeat-containing protein, with protein sequence MKNVIIFLIFIFSNYLFGQSRDTVVVKITKSKANDDTNIFQDAMNNNTGKFLKIIVKKGDYFISNALTTKRSHTSVVFDKGSIVNFTNNRNTGFFVRHDNFTLQNAYIKGNGKSAADFYSGYGILLSGVSNANILNNTFDAISGNGILFMPASSNKGCSNNIVRNNKFINHVFNISKNGDESAIMLGYSGKNYMHDNNVIENNTISGNDVLKVGIGFISHGNNNIIRNNKISNCIAYGIITYESDIDGTTMNNTQIIGNEIRNIGEVGNNVTVKGMGIYLMTSNNARISDNKLYNTLRNSDKSETLSPGAISVSLSPGATVSNNYIDSSGMYGIISDYSFGSKFINNTVQNVKKSGAYFINMNDVLISDNTFRNIGEVVIKGYFENTSLQYIKDQLRGDKYKNIDTGNNFTVSNNKFYSDKDILYFVATDKDLSRKYVGNKLKNNTVQNNEIIGNSKTPNQLIHFKQEIPAINIIQKNRVIR encoded by the coding sequence ATGAAAAATGTAATCATATTTTTAATATTTATCTTTTCAAATTATCTGTTTGGGCAGTCTCGTGATACAGTGGTTGTAAAGATCACGAAGTCGAAAGCAAATGATGATACTAATATTTTTCAGGATGCAATGAATAATAACACTGGAAAATTTTTAAAGATTATAGTAAAAAAGGGAGACTATTTTATAAGTAATGCGCTTACCACAAAAAGATCTCATACCTCTGTAGTTTTCGACAAGGGAAGTATTGTCAATTTCACTAATAATAGGAATACGGGATTTTTTGTTCGTCACGATAATTTTACATTGCAAAATGCTTATATAAAAGGAAACGGGAAAAGTGCAGCAGATTTTTACTCAGGTTATGGTATTTTGTTGAGTGGAGTTTCAAATGCTAATATTTTAAATAATACTTTTGATGCTATAAGTGGGAATGGTATTCTTTTTATGCCTGCTTCATCTAATAAAGGATGTTCTAATAATATAGTTAGAAATAATAAATTTATCAATCATGTTTTTAATATCTCTAAAAATGGTGATGAATCTGCAATAATGTTAGGATATTCAGGTAAAAACTACATGCATGATAATAATGTCATCGAAAATAACACAATTAGTGGAAATGATGTATTGAAAGTAGGAATAGGTTTTATTTCGCATGGCAATAATAATATAATCAGAAATAATAAGATATCTAATTGTATTGCTTATGGTATTATTACCTATGAATCAGATATTGATGGGACAACCATGAATAACACACAAATTATAGGAAATGAAATACGAAATATTGGAGAAGTAGGTAATAATGTCACCGTAAAAGGTATGGGAATATACCTAATGACTTCAAACAATGCTAGAATTTCTGATAATAAATTATATAATACTTTAAGAAATTCAGATAAATCAGAAACATTAAGTCCCGGAGCTATTTCCGTAAGTCTGTCACCAGGTGCTACAGTTTCTAATAATTATATTGATAGCTCAGGTATGTATGGGATCATAAGTGATTACAGTTTTGGTTCAAAGTTTATAAACAACACTGTCCAAAATGTAAAAAAATCGGGAGCTTATTTCATCAATATGAATGATGTATTAATTTCTGACAACACTTTTAGAAATATTGGAGAGGTAGTTATTAAAGGATATTTCGAAAACACTTCGTTACAATACATCAAAGATCAGCTTCGGGGCGATAAGTATAAAAATATAGATACAGGAAATAATTTTACAGTATCTAATAATAAATTCTATTCAGATAAAGACATCCTTTATTTTGTGGCTACTGATAAAGATTTGTCAAGAAAGTACGTCGGAAATAAACTCAAAAATAATACAGTCCAAAATAATGAAATTATAGGTAATTCCAAAACACCTAATCAGCTTATTCATTTTAAACAGGAAATACCAGCTATTAATATTATTCAGAAAAATAGAGTAATAAGATAG
- a CDS encoding glycosyltransferase family 4 protein yields the protein MKILFIAPVPPPINGQSKASKVLLDALVEEHDVKIVNLSKSSLKNGVNSFGRFFEIFDILKDVKKKRNSNDIIYLSLAESFAGNMRDLAIYNLCKKDLSKTYIHMLGGAGMKEILSGTGWQKNMNARFMKKLAGVIVEGPINYESFKRVIPENKIHIVPNFAEDFLFVSDEEIEHKFLNTEPIQLLYLSNLIPGKGYNELADAYLELTEEEQKQIKISFVGGFENEDSEKTFLEKISKNAGFNYLGKFIDGDEKRKLYCKSHVFCLPTYYPFEGQPISILEGYATGCVVITSNHSGIPFISKDNENGFVVEKKSIPSLVNALKKLISEKENLKSIAFHNRNEALEKYRTSIYQQKIMKIFNERS from the coding sequence ATGAAAATTTTATTTATAGCACCTGTTCCGCCTCCTATTAATGGTCAAAGTAAAGCTTCAAAGGTTTTATTGGATGCGTTGGTAGAGGAACATGATGTGAAAATTGTAAATTTAAGTAAATCAAGCTTAAAAAATGGTGTTAATTCTTTCGGAAGATTTTTCGAAATATTTGATATACTTAAAGATGTAAAGAAGAAAAGAAATAGTAATGATATTATTTACCTTTCCTTAGCTGAATCTTTTGCTGGAAATATGAGAGATCTGGCTATTTATAATCTGTGTAAAAAGGATTTAAGTAAAACCTATATCCATATGCTTGGCGGTGCTGGAATGAAAGAAATTCTTTCAGGTACAGGCTGGCAGAAAAATATGAACGCCAGATTTATGAAAAAGCTAGCCGGAGTAATTGTAGAAGGACCTATTAATTATGAAAGCTTTAAAAGAGTTATCCCTGAAAATAAAATTCATATAGTTCCTAACTTTGCAGAGGATTTTCTTTTTGTTTCGGATGAAGAAATAGAACATAAATTTTTGAATACAGAACCGATTCAATTATTATACTTGAGCAATCTTATTCCAGGAAAAGGATATAATGAATTAGCTGATGCTTATTTGGAACTTACAGAAGAAGAGCAAAAACAAATAAAAATAAGTTTTGTAGGCGGTTTTGAAAATGAAGACAGTGAAAAAACATTTTTAGAAAAAATAAGTAAAAATGCTGGATTTAATTATTTAGGAAAATTTATTGATGGCGATGAAAAAAGAAAGCTTTACTGTAAAAGCCATGTATTCTGTTTACCAACATATTATCCATTTGAAGGTCAGCCTATAAGTATTTTAGAAGGATATGCCACAGGATGTGTTGTCATTACAAGTAATCACAGCGGAATACCTTTTATATCTAAAGATAATGAGAATGGGTTTGTGGTTGAAAAAAAATCCATACCATCTTTAGTGAATGCACTTAAAAAATTGATTTCTGAAAAGGAAAACCTTAAAAGTATTGCTTTTCATAACAGAAATGAAGCTCTGGAAAAATATAGAACCTCCATTTATCAGCAAAAGATTATGAAAATATTTAATGAAAGATCGTAA
- a CDS encoding NAD-dependent epimerase/dehydratase family protein: MKQTIAIVGGNGFVGKNFTSYFLDKGYRVIVVDHSIKKQAAENPDIEFVAVDIHHTKELLNVTEKAEYVIWLVHASVPSTQDESLVDDFALNVSPIVKFLEKADGLKNLKKFIYLSSGGTVYGDTTEHTPIKEDHAQKPISNYGLSKSVAEKYIEYITKNKSFETVVLRPSNVYGPYQNLVKPQGIIGFAFKAIKSNLVLDLYDEGRVIRDFIYVKDLANAVENFLNNNTASENISFYNVGSKEGISIKEILNKIENITGEKLKLNHKTSRNFDCDYSVLDTSKINQEIGWYRETNIEDGLLSVWEWIKSENQL, encoded by the coding sequence ATGAAGCAGACAATAGCAATAGTAGGAGGAAATGGGTTTGTAGGAAAAAACTTTACATCATACTTTTTAGACAAAGGGTATAGAGTTATTGTTGTTGATCATAGTATAAAAAAACAGGCTGCTGAAAATCCTGATATTGAATTTGTTGCAGTAGATATACATCACACGAAAGAACTTTTAAATGTAACCGAGAAAGCAGAGTATGTAATTTGGCTTGTGCATGCTTCTGTACCTTCTACACAGGATGAAAGCCTTGTTGATGATTTTGCTTTAAATGTTTCTCCAATAGTGAAATTTTTAGAAAAAGCTGATGGTTTAAAAAATCTTAAAAAATTTATATATCTCTCTTCAGGTGGAACAGTCTATGGTGACACAACAGAGCATACACCAATTAAAGAAGATCATGCTCAAAAACCGATATCAAACTATGGACTTTCGAAATCAGTTGCCGAAAAATATATAGAATATATCACAAAAAATAAATCTTTTGAGACGGTTGTTTTAAGACCTTCAAATGTCTATGGTCCTTATCAAAATCTAGTAAAACCTCAAGGTATTATAGGATTTGCATTTAAAGCCATAAAAAGTAATCTTGTTTTGGATCTTTACGATGAAGGAAGAGTTATTCGTGATTTTATTTATGTTAAAGATCTTGCCAATGCAGTTGAAAATTTTTTAAATAATAATACAGCATCGGAAAATATTTCTTTCTACAATGTTGGAAGCAAAGAGGGTATTTCTATTAAAGAGATTTTAAATAAAATAGAAAATATAACAGGAGAAAAACTGAAGTTGAACCATAAAACCTCTCGTAATTTTGATTGTGACTATAGTGTATTAGACACTTCAAAAATAAATCAGGAAATAGGTTGGTATAGAGAGACTAATATAGAAGATGGTCTTCTTAGTGTATGGGAATGGATAAAATCTGAAAATCAATTATGA